The following proteins are encoded in a genomic region of Drosophila willistoni isolate 14030-0811.24 chromosome 2L unlocalized genomic scaffold, UCI_dwil_1.1 Seg196, whole genome shotgun sequence:
- the LOC6640264 gene encoding solute carrier family 35 member F5, which yields MLGRTQKLLLGIAILILVDVVWVSSSELTKFLYNEAKFDKPFFCTYFKTSMFSIYLLIIGIVAPWKESCDRQNGNYAMMEQNVDDENYYSNQAALGDPTYVPIRSAARLHQMPPSNTLSGTESDDSSVRSVRFSKLAEVREMSAHEATDALMARLSYAASLRIKRQKTHHKTAKTALLFCLLWFVANYFFQLALGMDETAMITLISSSSSFFVIFLAAVFPSASGDKLTISKMIAVGLNIGGIIAVTMNDLHDTKMSRGVILALFSAFFYASYLVFVKRKSDTEEKVDIPLFFGFVGLWNLLLLWPIFFILHFTKIEIFELPSQGQFAVLFLNGFVGTVLAEALWLWGCFLTSSLIGTLAMSLQIPLAIVFDVLLKHKPYSPMFYMGSIPIFIALILVALLARNDDSDPLMKLLKILYRKVVCGCQKANIVRVNDDEQQESLISNSVD from the exons ATGCTAGGACGCACACAAAAGCTTTTATTGGGCATTGCAATCTTAATACTAGTCGATGTCGTCTGGGTCTCATCTAGTGAGCTAACCAAG TTTCTCTACAATGaggccaaatttgataaacccTTCTTCTGCACATACTTCAAAACTTCAATGTTTAGCATCTATTTGCTCATCATTGGCATTGTGGCACCCTGGAAAGAGTCCTGCGATCGACAGAATGGCAATTATGCG ATGATGGAACAGAATGTTGATGATGAGAACTATTACTCCAATCAGGCAGCTTTG GGCGATCCCACCTATGTGCCCATACGTTCAGCTGCTAGGCTACATCAAATGCCGCCATCTAATACCCTATCCGGGACAGAGAGTGATGATTCGAGTGTGCGGAGTGTACGTTTTAGCAAATTGGCCGAGGTCAGAGAGATGTCCGCCCATGAAGCGACCGATGCTCTAATGGCCAGGCTTTCGTATGCAGCCAGTTTGCGTATAAAACGACAAAAGACACATCATAAAACGGCCAAGACAGCATTACTCTTTTGCTTGCTGTGGTTTGTGGCCAATTATTTCTTTCAATTGGCCTTGGGAATGGATGAGACGGCAATGATAACTTTAATCAGCTCTAGCTCATCGTTTTTCGTAATATTTCTGGCCGCAGTATTTCCATCAGCATCGGGGGATAAACTAACCATAAGCAAAATGATTGCTGTTGGTCTCAATATTGGTGGCATTATAGCCGTCACCATGAATGATCTGCATGACACGAAAATGTCCAGAGGCGTGATATTGGCCTTGTTTAGTGCATTTTTTTATGCCTCGTATTTGGTATTTGTGAAAAGGAAAAGCGATACAGAGGAAAAGGTGGATATACCTTTATTCTTTG GATTTGTGGGCCTTTGGAAtctcttgttgttgtggcCAATTTTCTTTATCTTGCATTTTACCAAAATTGAAATCTTTGAACTGCCCAGTCAGGGACAATTTGCTGTATTATTTCTTAATGGCTTTGTTGGCACCGTTTTGGCCGAGGCCTTGTGGTTATGGGGTTGTTTCTTAACCTCATCTCTCATTGGCACGTTGGCCATGTCGTTGCAAATTCCATTGGCCATAGTATTTGATGTATTGCTGAAACATAAACCATATTCGCCCATGTTCTATATGGGCTCTATTCCCATATTTATAGCTCTGATACTAGTAGCTCTACTAGCTCGCAATGATGATTCAGATCCACTGATGAAACTTTTGAAAATTCTATATAGAAAAGTTGTATGTGGCTGTCAAAAGGCCAACATAGTGAG AGTGAACGACGACGAGCAACAGGAATCCCTTATAAGCAACAGTGTTGATTGA
- the LOC124459985 gene encoding insoluble matrix shell protein 4-like, whose amino-acid sequence MSQTELTEPQKILKNILSVTEGFAALGIDCEISGCASHTTVDLAYSGATPKRLTIYPNKKGTKSNSNDMGTSHTQDNNHSQASVGKSSNYAKTGHGPSSSRNGRNDNSYRRNNNDQGTSYSQVNNYPQGSKNKGNNKKGNKVSSHYGGNSHGLSSSKGTGNSNFKGRNSNSYQVNNYPASTSIIDLDDMLYFDLDDEIERLYDDWYHTQ is encoded by the coding sequence ATGAGTCAGACAGAGCTTACTGAACCCCAGAAAATACTTAAGAATATACTTAGTGTGACCGAAGGATTTGCTGCTCTAGGGATCGATTGCGAAATTTCTGGATGTGCCTCTCATACAACGGTAGATCTTGCCTACTCCGGCGCTACCCCCAAACGCCTTACAATATACCCGAATAAAAAGGGAACCAAATCTAACAGCAATGATATGGGAACATCCCACACCCAGGACAACAATCATTCGCAGGCAAGCGTGGGTAAATCATCCAATTATGCGAAAACTGGCCATGGCCCATCTTCAAGCCGCAACGGCCGTAACGACAACTCCTACCGAAGAAACAACAATGATCAGGGCACATCCTACTCCCAAGTCAACAACTATCCTCAGGGAAGCAAGAACAAAGGTAACAACAAGAAAGGAAACAAAGTATCATCCCATTATGGAGGCAATAGTCATGGCTTGTCTTCTAGCAAAGGAACTGGGAACAGTAACTTCAAAGGCCGCAACAGCAACTCCTACCAAGTCAATAACTATCCAGCTTCAACATCTATCATCGATCTAGATGATATGTTATATTTCGATTTGGATGATGAAATCGAACGCCTCTATGATGACTGGTATCATACCCAATAA